In Pleurocapsa sp. PCC 7319, the following are encoded in one genomic region:
- a CDS encoding DUF1501 domain-containing protein gives MKRRKFLTAASLATVGMLIPVGLHSYIAQGVTGATSRKRLVVVFLRGAIDGLNIVIPHQDSDYYQARPTIAIPYPQENNGAIDLDGFFGLNPQLSDLMPMWKQGSLAFVHSSGSPVTERSHFQAQDYMENGTPGIKKTTDGWMNRLLGELPQQRTAQALNVGVTTPYILRGKMPIASMKPGRNSAAPTPTDRPQINSAFSNLYSGQDALSKAYQDGRKAREVILTELKQEMMYASRGASNVNAFVDDAAEVARLMVGNTQTQLAFMEVGGWDTHINQNNILKRLLPSLGLGLATLVKGLGEVYSDTTIVVMSEFGRTAKENGNKGTDHGYGNVMWLLGGAVRGGKVYGEWKGLNQAALHQNRDLSVTTDFREVISLILQQHLSISNDGLNRVFPDYQFANKIDFLV, from the coding sequence ATGAAAAGAAGAAAATTTTTAACTGCTGCCAGCTTAGCAACCGTAGGAATGTTAATTCCAGTTGGTTTACATAGTTATATTGCTCAAGGAGTAACAGGCGCAACTAGTCGTAAACGTTTAGTAGTAGTTTTTCTGCGTGGTGCAATTGACGGTCTAAACATAGTGATCCCCCATCAAGACTCAGACTATTATCAGGCTCGACCCACTATTGCCATTCCCTATCCTCAGGAAAACAATGGTGCAATTGATTTAGATGGCTTTTTTGGCTTGAATCCTCAGCTCAGTGATTTGATGCCTATGTGGAAACAAGGTAGCCTCGCTTTCGTTCACTCTAGTGGTTCACCCGTAACTGAGCGTTCTCATTTTCAAGCCCAAGACTATATGGAAAATGGTACTCCAGGAATTAAAAAAACCACAGATGGCTGGATGAATCGCCTTCTTGGTGAATTGCCTCAGCAAAGAACTGCTCAAGCTTTGAATGTAGGAGTAACAACTCCATATATTCTGCGGGGGAAAATGCCCATAGCTAGCATGAAACCAGGAAGAAATTCGGCTGCGCCAACCCCCACAGATCGCCCTCAGATTAACAGCGCCTTTAGTAATTTGTATAGTGGGCAAGATGCTCTTAGTAAAGCTTATCAAGATGGACGTAAAGCTCGAGAGGTAATCCTGACCGAGTTAAAACAGGAAATGATGTATGCTTCTCGCGGAGCAAGCAATGTTAATGCTTTTGTTGATGATGCAGCGGAAGTAGCAAGACTGATGGTAGGAAATACTCAAACACAATTAGCATTCATGGAAGTTGGTGGTTGGGATACCCATATTAACCAGAACAATATACTCAAGCGATTACTACCTTCATTGGGTCTGGGTCTGGCAACACTAGTCAAAGGATTAGGAGAGGTTTATTCTGATACGACAATTGTTGTGATGTCAGAATTTGGGCGTACTGCCAAGGAAAATGGTAACAAAGGAACAGATCATGGATACGGTAATGTTATGTGGCTTTTGGGCGGAGCAGTTCGTGGCGGTAAAGTTTATGGCGAGTGGAAAGGTCTCAATCAGGCAGCGTTGCATCAAAATAGAGATTTATCTGTAACTACAGACTTTAGAGAAGTAATCTCTCTCATTTTGCAACAGCATCTATCTATTTCTAATGACGGCTTAAATAGAGTCTTCCCTGATTATCAATTTGCCAACAAAATTGATTTCTTAGTTTAG
- a CDS encoding DUF1800 domain-containing protein: MRQKLQYGILILICSSILWFGWTQQAEAKSELYQPQIVNILERLSFGTTSEQVHQVATNSIEAYIQSQLNPQQIPESPIVEQFLAELDLKNQDPLKLHKQLVEKRKLRNSSSSVAQKEKVQEQISQLNKKARDQATDARLVRAIYSSRQLQEVMVDFWFNHFNVFAAKKNINFWLSSYENEIRANALGNFRDLLGATARHPAMLLYLDNVLNTAPNSPGAKGQFKGLNENYARELMELHTLGVNGGYTQDDIVTLARIFTGWGVDYQGKRGEQNGFFFDKNRHDRGEKIFLGHKITANGIEEGKQALDILATHPATAGFISYKLAQYFVADQPPSSLVDMLTEKFLDSNGNIKVILDALIHSQEFNNPEYYNQKFKTPYQYLVSLVRTAEIEQPDFKRIRGMLSQLSMPMYMCVPPTGYKNTQEAWLNPQAMLQRIGLAMAIANNALNRDYLIEYKQLEANFGDLSQRTKQVIAQSPPKLRSALILGSPEAMYR, encoded by the coding sequence ATGAGGCAGAAACTGCAATACGGGATATTAATTTTAATTTGTAGTTCAATTTTATGGTTTGGTTGGACGCAACAAGCAGAAGCTAAGAGCGAATTGTATCAGCCTCAAATAGTCAACATTTTAGAGCGCCTTAGTTTTGGAACTACTTCAGAACAAGTACATCAGGTCGCAACTAATAGTATTGAGGCATATATTCAGTCTCAACTTAACCCACAACAAATTCCAGAGTCTCCCATAGTAGAACAGTTTTTGGCTGAACTGGATTTGAAGAATCAAGATCCACTTAAATTACATAAACAATTGGTGGAAAAGAGAAAGTTGCGTAATTCTTCGTCATCTGTTGCCCAAAAAGAAAAAGTACAAGAACAAATTTCACAGTTAAACAAAAAAGCTAGAGATCAAGCTACAGATGCTCGATTAGTAAGAGCAATCTATTCTTCTCGTCAATTACAAGAAGTAATGGTGGATTTTTGGTTTAATCACTTTAATGTATTTGCTGCTAAAAAGAACATAAATTTTTGGTTGAGTAGTTACGAAAATGAGATTCGAGCGAATGCTTTGGGGAATTTTCGAGACTTACTAGGAGCAACGGCAAGGCATCCAGCTATGTTGCTCTATCTGGATAATGTTTTAAATACTGCCCCTAATAGTCCTGGAGCAAAAGGACAATTTAAAGGTTTAAATGAAAACTATGCCCGAGAGTTAATGGAATTACATACATTGGGCGTTAATGGTGGTTATACTCAGGATGATATTGTTACTTTAGCCAGAATTTTTACGGGCTGGGGGGTAGATTATCAAGGCAAAAGAGGAGAGCAAAATGGATTTTTCTTTGATAAAAATCGCCACGATCGCGGTGAAAAAATATTTTTAGGTCACAAAATTACTGCTAATGGTATCGAAGAAGGTAAACAAGCTCTAGATATTTTGGCAACTCATCCTGCTACTGCAGGTTTTATCAGTTATAAGCTGGCTCAATATTTTGTTGCCGATCAACCTCCATCTAGCCTGGTAGACATGTTGACAGAGAAGTTTCTCGACAGCAATGGCAATATCAAAGTTATCTTAGATGCTTTAATTCATAGTCAAGAATTTAATAACCCAGAATATTACAATCAAAAATTCAAAACACCCTATCAATACTTAGTTTCCTTGGTTCGTACGGCTGAGATCGAACAGCCTGATTTTAAACGTATTCGAGGAATGTTAAGTCAGCTATCAATGCCAATGTATATGTGTGTCCCTCCCACTGGCTATAAAAATACTCAAGAAGCTTGGTTAAATCCTCAAGCTATGCTACAAAGAATCGGATTGGCTATGGCGATCGCCAATAATGCTTTAAACCGAGACTATTTGATTGAATATAAACAACTAGAAGCTAATTTTGGCGATCTTTCTCAGCGAACAAAACAGGTAATTGCTCAAAGTCCTCCTAAGTTGCGTTCAGCTCTAATATTGGGTAGTCCGGAAGCGATGTATCGCTAA
- a CDS encoding DUF3747 domain-containing protein, whose protein sequence is MKLSQSVKLFTAISLSLSAIAPFQAASATEFDEFAVDQSQFVAVAVPYNYRRFKLAIIEQVPGQQACWRESGNNPTTIDLLLLNFDHTKSCRKAVDTNGYSLRFNGKDDKVEYTLNLINNNGQLELIADHQDPQRPDLVIGRTNGVVEAPMKIVLDPNWQFTKRLYQGSAIQHIYMSNNPNPQVLGNVATAPTANPPAQTNPVQVGTPQTQPVPTQQPVANQPTPAQTPTTSVEGLITNILTPLSQAVYNTYNDMFTSTPTNPQSPPNTSN, encoded by the coding sequence ATGAAACTATCTCAGTCTGTCAAACTGTTCACAGCTATATCTCTGAGCTTGAGTGCGATCGCTCCTTTTCAAGCAGCTAGCGCTACTGAATTTGATGAATTTGCTGTGGATCAAAGTCAATTTGTAGCTGTTGCAGTTCCTTATAATTACCGAAGATTCAAGTTGGCAATTATTGAACAAGTTCCTGGACAGCAAGCTTGTTGGCGTGAGTCTGGTAATAATCCTACGACCATAGATTTATTGCTACTCAATTTTGACCATACCAAGAGTTGTCGTAAAGCAGTAGATACAAACGGTTACTCGTTAAGATTTAATGGCAAAGATGACAAAGTAGAATATACGCTAAATTTAATTAACAATAATGGACAATTAGAATTAATAGCCGATCACCAAGATCCCCAAAGACCGGATTTAGTTATCGGACGTACAAATGGTGTAGTAGAAGCTCCGATGAAAATTGTACTCGATCCTAATTGGCAGTTTACTAAGCGTCTTTACCAGGGCAGTGCAATTCAGCATATTTATATGAGTAATAACCCCAATCCCCAAGTATTAGGGAATGTGGCTACCGCACCCACTGCGAACCCTCCAGCCCAAACCAATCCTGTTCAAGTAGGTACACCCCAAACCCAACCTGTGCCAACACAACAACCCGTTGCTAATCAGCCTACTCCTGCTCAAACTCCTACGACTTCGGTGGAAGGTTTAATTACTAATATTTTGACTCCTTTAAGTCAGGCTGTTTATAACACTTATAATGATATGTTTACGTCTACTCCTACTAATCCCCAATCCCCGCCAAATACTAGTAATTAA